The Dyadobacter sp. 676 DNA window TTCGGCCTCCGGCATCTGCTTTTTCAGACAGCGCACCACGGGCGTCGTGAGCACGATGTCGCCGATGGAAGAAAAACGCAGGATGAGGAATTTGACCGGTTTATTCACTTGGAATCTCCTGTAATAATTGTAAAGGGTTCAAATGCGCCGGGCGCGGGTGCTTCCATCGCTTGTGCGTCCAGAGCCAGTTGTCGGGCTGGCGACGGATATCTTCTTCCAAAAAGCCGATCTGGCGTTGTAAAATGCTGTTGGTAGGCTCCTGTTTCGGTGTTTCGGTGATCAGTTTGAAGTAAGCCTTGTAAAACCCCCGGCGCAACTCGTTTTTGAGAATGCCCATATAAAGCACAGGTGCGTTCAGTCGGCGCGCGATAAGTTCGACCCCGCGGTACACGCCGGTGTCCTGGTTGAGGAATTTCGTCCAGAATGCTTTTTCGGGCACAGCCGACTGGTCGTTGATCAACACAAATAAAAACGGCCTGTCGCGCGGCTCGAATGCTTTCGAAATGGCTTCTTTCATTGTCACCATCTCGGTGCCGAAACGCGTGCGTACATTTTTGAACCAGTCTTCGAAAATATCGTTTTGCAGCTCATGGTACACGACTACGATCTGATGGGGTAATTTGGCGGAAGCGAACAGGTTGAGCATTTCCCAGTTCCCCAAATGCCCGGCTACTACCACCGCATTCTGCCTCTTTTCGAAATAATGCATCAGGATGGGCGTTTCCAGGTCGAACCGCTGCAACAGATCGTCGCGCTGAATGGCTTTCAGTTTGATCGTTTCAAAAATAATATCGGTGAAATTGCGGTAAAATCTGGCGGCGATTTCATGGACCCGGGCTTCGTCGAATTCCGGAAAACTGTTGCGGAGATTATCCAGCACTACCTTTTTGCGGTACTGGCCAATGTCGAAAATCAGAAAGCGTACCAGGTCAGAAAGCTTGTAGAGAGTTCCCCACGACAGCCTTGAAACCGCATCGAGCAGGATCAAAAACAAACGGGTGAAGAACGCTTTCATGTAAGGAACATCTTGTACTAAAACGGTAATTAAGCTGCAAAGTTAACACTTTGATTGCATTTTACCTGACAGAATCGGGCAAGCGGCGATTGCCGGGTGCTTAGACGCATTGTAAATTAGATTGTTGCAGAGAAACAAGTATTCCCGGAATCTAGGATCAGACTTTCGTTTTGCTTATATTCACTGGTTCAAACCGTGGAAATAAGCTATGCTGGAAGGGTTATTTGACATTAAGAATGATCGCAGACTAAGCGTTTATCTGTATCGCGCAGGTTTTGGGATGTGGTTAATGTACCTTGTGCTGGGTGCGCCCGCGCTGCATATGTACAAGCACTACCGCCAGGATTGTGGTGTTCTCTGTTTTGCACTGATGATCTTCGGTTTCAGCGCATCCATGGTGTACGATTATTTCCACCACCGCGACCAATATGAAGTGAAGAAGAAATGGCTGTTTATCAGCTATGTGATTCTGGCCGGACTGATTTATTTCCTGGAATTCAGAGGACACGAAAACAGCATTAACCTCGACTGGTTGCTAAGCTTGCTTTAATATACCGGTGCCGTACAGGCGTTTTAGTCGGCCAGCTTGTTTACCGACTGCGAATTTTGCATGATTTCCCGAATTTTCCCGTAAGAAAGGTCCGGTAATGCCGCCACTTTCCCGATCACGATGATCGCCGGCGAAGCCATTTCGCTGATTTGCGAGAGCGGAACGATATTGCTGATTTCTCCCGTAACGACCTTTTGATTTTCCAGTGTGCCGTTTTGGATGATGGAAATGGGTTCGTCGAATTTGCCCAGCTCCGAGTAAATGGCGACAATTTCCTGCAATTTGTGAAGGCCCATTAAAATCACGACCGTGGCCGTGGATTGCGCTGCCAGTCGTACATCTTTGGAAAGTTCATGCGCCCTGGTAGTACCGGTAATGACCCAGAAACTCTCGCTCACGCCGCGGGAAGTCAGGGGAATACCCGCTAATGCCGGTGCCGCGTAGCTGCTCGAAATGCCTGGGATCACTTCGGACTCTATGCCGTGTTCGGCCGCAAAGAGAATTTCTTCGTACCCGCGACCAAAAATGAACGAGTCGCCGCCTTTGAGCCGCACTACCTCGCCATACTGACGCGCTTTTTCGACGATCAGGTCATTGATTTCGCCCTGGCCGCAGCTGGTTTTGCCGAAGCGTTTGCCGACAAGGATTTTGACGCAATCCGCAGGGCAGTAATCCAATAAAGAAGGATGGGCGAGGGAATCATATAAGACAACCCGTGCTTTTTGCAGGGCCTTGATTCCTTTGAGGGTGATCAGGTCGGGGTCGCCCGGGCCTGCACCGATAAGTGTCAATTTCATGGTGAAGGGGACTTCGGCCGTCGGCTATCGGCGGTCGGCTTTTTTACCTTCTGATATTTTCAGACATTCAAAAAAGCCGATTGCCGAAAGCCGACGGCCGACAGCCATTTAACTATCTTTTCCGAAAGAAAGCTCCTGCAATGCGGGCTCTCCGGTTTCGAGCAATTGGGCCTCGCGGGTTTCGCGGACGAAATTCAGGAAACTTTCGGCGGTATTGATAAAATAGCGGGCAAATGCTTCGCTCGGTTCGAATTTGTTAATGCTGAATACCAGCGCTTTGAACGGCGTCTCGACTTGATTTTCGACTGCGAATTCCGCCGGGACGTCATATTTGAATTCCTGTCCGAAATGCGTGTCAAAGTCGTTGATAATGCCGTACTGTGTATTGGTCGTCACGTCTTTCGACATCAGCAATCCTTTCGCGCCCGTTACGAACACGTTGTACGCGTGATAAATCGCGTCAGCCCAAATTCCGCTGTCGAATGTTTCCTTAGCCAGGGCCAGTTTTTCCTGGCCTTCTATAATGGTCGTCGCAACCAGGTCGACCAGCACCGAAGCACATTCGCCGATCCCGATTTCCGTTTTGAACAATTCGTCATGATCCCAGTCGCGGTAGTCGTCGTCTTGCAGGGTGGTAAGGTCTGCGAGCGGTTTCAGCAGCTGGAAGAAGTAATTCTTCGTCTGGCGCAGGTAATACTGGTTGAAATACTCTCCTTCGAACGCATTGGTTTCGTAGTCGTTGAGCAGGAGGCGCAGCGCTTCCGGTCCGCGCTTGGTAGGGACCTTGATCACCTTGTCGCCGATCAAACCGATGCCGTCGCCGGAAAAACCACCACCGAGGAGCACCTGCAATGCGGGCAATACCAGCTTGCCGTTCTTGATCGAGCTGCCGTGGAAGCCGATGTTCGCAGCATTGTGCTGGCCGCAACCGTTCATACAGCCGCTGATCTTGATTTTAATATCCTGATTATAAATCATTTCCGGATATTCTTCACGCATAACATCTTCGAGCACGCGGGTGATACCGTAGCTGCTGGAAATCGCCAGGTTACAGGTGTCGGTTCCGGGGCAGGTTGTGATGTCCATGGTGCTGTCGAAGCCCGGCGCGGCCAATCCGAGTTTGGCGAGTTCGTGGTAGATCGCCACGAGGTCTTCACCCTTCACGAAACGCAGGATGTAACCCTGGTTAATGGTCACGCGGATGTCGTCCGCGGCGTATTTGCGCACCACGTCGGCGAGGCTGCGGGCGGTAGCGGAGTTCATATCCCCCAGCAATACGCGCAGCTGCACGGCATACCAGCCTTTTTGTTTTTGCTCAAATGTATTGGTACGCAGCCATTGGGTGAAAATACCGAGCTTGTCGGCGGGAATGCTTTCGGCTGCTATTTTCAGGATTTCAGCTTCCGATAATGACGGACGTGGCGCATGGTTGATCGCCTCGTATTCGTTGGTGCCGAACAGGTCTTCCGGAATCCGGAATATCTTATGCTTGACCGCCTTGCGTTCTTCCTCCACTTTCGCCATCATGCCTTCGAGGCCGAGGTCGTTGAGCAGGAACTTCATACGCGCCTTGTGCCGGCGTACGCGCTCGCCGTAGCGGTCGAACACGCGAAGCATAGCCTCGATGAATGGAATTACCTTTTCTTCTTCGAGGAACTCAAATGCGGTCTGTGCCGAGAACGGCTGGGCGCCAAGGCCACCGCCGATC harbors:
- a CDS encoding lysophospholipid acyltransferase family protein; translated protein: MKAFFTRLFLILLDAVSRLSWGTLYKLSDLVRFLIFDIGQYRKKVVLDNLRNSFPEFDEARVHEIAARFYRNFTDIIFETIKLKAIQRDDLLQRFDLETPILMHYFEKRQNAVVVAGHLGNWEMLNLFASAKLPHQIVVVYHELQNDIFEDWFKNVRTRFGTEMVTMKEAISKAFEPRDRPFLFVLINDQSAVPEKAFWTKFLNQDTGVYRGVELIARRLNAPVLYMGILKNELRRGFYKAYFKLITETPKQEPTNSILQRQIGFLEEDIRRQPDNWLWTHKRWKHPRPAHLNPLQLLQEIPSE
- the cobA gene encoding uroporphyrinogen-III C-methyltransferase — translated: MKLTLIGAGPGDPDLITLKGIKALQKARVVLYDSLAHPSLLDYCPADCVKILVGKRFGKTSCGQGEINDLIVEKARQYGEVVRLKGGDSFIFGRGYEEILFAAEHGIESEVIPGISSSYAAPALAGIPLTSRGVSESFWVITGTTRAHELSKDVRLAAQSTATVVILMGLHKLQEIVAIYSELGKFDEPISIIQNGTLENQKVVTGEISNIVPLSQISEMASPAIIVIGKVAALPDLSYGKIREIMQNSQSVNKLAD
- a CDS encoding nitrite reductase, coding for MSELIISDRVSAVAKRDIIDLQQKIGAFNSGETPEEAFRKFRLTRGVYGQRQPGVQMIRIKLPYGRITADQLVRIADTSDKYATGNLHATTRQDIQLHFVKLSDSPQLWADLEDAGITLKEACGNTIRNVTASSIAGIDPDEPFDVTPITHSIFSYFLRNPINQDMGRKFKIAVSSSEKDSAMAFIHDVGLIAKMGQNEAGETVRGFKVLIGGGLGAQPFSAQTAFEFLEEEKVIPFIEAMLRVFDRYGERVRRHKARMKFLLNDLGLEGMMAKVEEERKAVKHKIFRIPEDLFGTNEYEAINHAPRPSLSEAEILKIAAESIPADKLGIFTQWLRTNTFEQKQKGWYAVQLRVLLGDMNSATARSLADVVRKYAADDIRVTINQGYILRFVKGEDLVAIYHELAKLGLAAPGFDSTMDITTCPGTDTCNLAISSSYGITRVLEDVMREEYPEMIYNQDIKIKISGCMNGCGQHNAANIGFHGSSIKNGKLVLPALQVLLGGGFSGDGIGLIGDKVIKVPTKRGPEALRLLLNDYETNAFEGEYFNQYYLRQTKNYFFQLLKPLADLTTLQDDDYRDWDHDELFKTEIGIGECASVLVDLVATTIIEGQEKLALAKETFDSGIWADAIYHAYNVFVTGAKGLLMSKDVTTNTQYGIINDFDTHFGQEFKYDVPAEFAVENQVETPFKALVFSINKFEPSEAFARYFINTAESFLNFVRETREAQLLETGEPALQELSFGKDS